In the genome of Scatophagus argus isolate fScaArg1 chromosome 20, fScaArg1.pri, whole genome shotgun sequence, the window AGAGCTTCATACAGCTAACTGTAATAAATTTGTCATTTCCCTCGCAATGCCAGACCGCTAACCGATAAACGTTGAGAAGGTCAGACTGCGCATTTGAGGTTTTGCTTGTACATTTTACTTTAGGATTTTGGTTCCCCTCTGTTTCTCAGGAAATGATCGAaatcttgcttttctttaaaagcCTAATAAAGAATTGTGACAAGTCATGAATAAAACAGTAGttgaatgaaagtgaaagttttcTGCCACAGTCAACAGTCTGCGCCAAAATCATGGAGCTTCTGGGACAGAACAAGGTGGACCACCGCCAGAGGAAGGTGGCCATTATAAGCCAGGACAGCTTCTACAAAGTCCTGACTCCAGAACAAAAAGCGAAAGCACTGAAGGGCCAGTACAACTTTGATCACCCAGGTAGGCCGGGGTTGCACAGTGGTCCAGCACAGCACACCTGCGTCTGAGTCTGGCTGCTCCCgtgtgtttaaaatgataaCAAAACTAACACTTTTGCCAGCTATAATGTTCAGACAACAACAATGTTAATATGGATTTATTCTGATTTCCGTGCTGTCATGATTAAGTGAGTTTCTTCAGAGATTTTACTGCTGAGGATTTAACTTTATCACGTTACATTTgaattaagattaaaaaatCATATCAGCGGCAAAAATAATGTTGGATTGTCTTGCTTTGATAGACTAACTCCAACATATTTAAGATCCTGAGATGGTGCACAGACTAACACAGTGTTTGGTGATGTTTGATAATAAGCCCATTTGGGAAATTGTGATTAATTAATGGTTTAATCGtcaaaataatcagcagattcaTTCATAAAAAATGTGCCATGTCTGTTTACTATCTTTCAGAGGCTTTTGACAACGAGTTAATGTATCAAACCTTGAAGGACATTGTGGAGGGACGGGTAGTTGAAGTGCCAACCTATGACTTTGTCACTCATTCCAGGTAGAAAGAAGCATTTCGTGTCTCTCTCCAGCTTTCCACAGACTAAATAATTCTCATCACAGATGCCTctgtatgaaaatgaatgtgtatATACGCAGGTTGGAAGACAGGATCACAGTTTACCCAGCAGATGTGGTCCTCTTTGAGGGGATCCTGGTCTTCTACCCGCAGAAAGTGCGGGACATGTTCCACATGAAGCTCTTCGTGGACACAGATTCAGACGTGAGGCTGTCGCGCAGAGGTATGGATGTCTTCCCTCACTCACAGTATTCCAGATGTTGCCACCACAGCATGTTAACAGTTTGGCTCGACTGTACCTCGTAGTTCTGCGAGACATGAGCAGAGGGAGAGACCTGGAGCAGATCCTCACTCAGTACACAACATTTGTCAAACCTGCTTTTGAAGAGTTCTGTTTGCCTGTAAGTATCATCGACTGTGTGCCTATTTTCCAACGTCTTACTCTGTCTGAAACTCACTATTTGACCgttgtttctctctcagacaAAGAAGTATGTAGATGTCATCATTCCACGGGGAGTTGACAATATGGGTAAGCGTTTCTTCTATCAAAGACGCTTTTCGGCAAATTCCGCAAGCATGAATGTTTTACGAAATGTCTGTCTTTTACCAGTGGCCATCAACCTCATCGTACAGCACATCCAAGACATACTCAACGGTGACATCTGCAAATGGCAGCGCAGCCCCATTAACGGTCGGACCTTAAAACGGGCCATTTCCGAGCAGAATGACCTGCAGAACGGAGTCGCTAATCCTTCGGGAAAGAGGGTCCTGCTGGAGCCCAGTTGTCGACCTCACTGAGACTGTACTGGTGGACAGATGGGTCCAGACTGTATGATATGAGCCGAGTTTGGATTATTACTACTGATTTGTGCTGGAGGGGTCAGCAATGCCAATCTCACCctctgcagcaaaaaaaaaaaacaaaaaaaatcaccgACAATCCCACAGTGCAAACATTCAATGCTGCAACCTCATCTTTTCACAGTAAATACTGGCGCTTAAGCAGTACAAACAGTACAAATAGATTAGGCTTTTCACATGTGACAGTCTTCCATAACACGGTTTAATTTTTCAGTCCTGACTGTAGATATATGACCTGTTACTGAAGGATAGTACAGCTGAGTGTAAGAGGAGTTATTTAAAAGGTTAATTTCAGTCTTTTGCACTTTGTCCTTGTATTTATGCCTGCttctttgctgcttttattgggattattatatttatagtaATACTCAACTGTTGTCTTGTTGCTTTCCCTGTTGGTTTTAACTTATTTAACTCAAATTCGGCCAGATGGCTCTGTGGTTTAGCACTCCTAAGTTGATACTGAATGCTTCCCGTTTCAGTATTTACAGCTGAATACAtgccttaattttttttaagttaattttcCACTTACCATTCTGTACAACAATAAATGGAAATTCTATTCTAAAATTTTAAAgcattatttgaattttttgacAGCGAACATGACGTGTCGGACCAACGCGGTTTATagaaacagagctgtttgtttttattggagTTTGATAGCACAGTGTGATGTGTTGGGTTTGACCATTATTCCAAAAAGGAATCAAAATGATTTACTACAGCACATTTTGGAATGACAAACACACGAGTCACTGAGGACTTCAGTCGCACGCAaacactctttcacacactgacGTGAGTGGGATGTGATTGTGACTGCCTGATGGCTCTCTACACCTGAACACGGCACACGATGATTCAGTATGACATACATAGATCACAGCATCTTTAGTAATttatctttttgtgtttttgctttgcttttttttagtGCACATATGTATGGCACTTTGGGAGAAGCTAAGCTCTTCTCATAAGCATAAACATCCTTTTTAAGAACAAAAGGAGCACTGTATATAATACATTTCATAACCATACATGATTCttacacaaaatgtttcaaaacaaactcaGTCTATTTAACGGTCATCCTCCCTTCGAGTTCAAATCCCCTCACGTCCCACAGCAGGTTCTCGAGTCAGCGGCCTGCGTGTTGACGTCACAGTTCAGGGCAGGCGGTTCTGCTATTCGAGAGGAGCTCGTGAGTCAAGGAGAGGTTCTCAGAAGATGACCAACAAATGGCACATACataaaggaagaggaaggagcaTCTCGGAGAGTAATGGACCATTCAGCTAAATCTCACGCACACAGCAACAGCTCCACTCTAAGACAGAGAGCCCAGGGAGCAGACTTCGGTTATTTCCTCAGTGCGTCCCTGTCAGCTCAGTGCGACTCCTCGCTCCTCCTTGGCACCAGGCTTCCTCTCTGTCTTATCATAGTCACTGAATCTCTCCCCTCACCTAATTGCCAGAGCTGCAGTAATCCCAATTATAATCTCCCAGAGCAGCACAGCTCTTTGTAAACCTCACGCTTCAGTTGTCTGTAGTTTGTTCTGCATTCCCCACAATGAGTCTCCCATTGGCTCCGCGTAGCTTCCattcgtctctctctctcagtctgtagTAAAGTGGAGTTAGTGTCATGAAGCACAGTTGGAGGTCAGTCTTGGAAAAGCCCACGTGGGCCCTAGGTCTTCTCATCGCGGTCCGTCTTGCGCCTGGCGATGTTCCTGGGCTTGATCTTCAGCGACAGCTCCCACAGGGCCTCCTCTGCCAGGTGGTCGCTGAAGTCGTTGAAGAAAGAGACGATGTCTTCGTTGCGCTTCAGCTCATAATGCCTGTGATGggagagaagagatggaggTTTAATTAATGCAGTTAATCATTAGcgcaaaaaacaaacaaaaagcccGTGAGGAGATGGCAGCAGTGGTTCATATTATTAAGatgtaatgaaaaacaaagtaggCACACATTGTGTTTCCTGCCAGCAGCAAACAACATGACATGGCATTTATCACTGTGATTGATGCTCACACAGCTCGAGATCAGGTGCACCTTTTCATCATACAGTGGACTTACACTTGCTGAAAGCGTCGCATGCTGTCCAGGATGTTGAACTGCTGCCAGCGTTTGGAGAAGTTGACCTTCCCATCGATGAGGTCGGGGTTCCCCAGGTGGACGAAGGTCAAGTCCTGGAGGATCAGACCcctggcaggaggaggagtcaTGTAAAGTTGTGGTTCCCAgctcaaaaaataattttattttttttttctttttgcatgtgTAAACATCCATTCACTTACAAATACGGGATGCATGGAGGCTCCACTTCAGCCAGAGCTGCTCTGTATGctctgaaggaggaggagctgtcAATCAGTGTGCAATATTCCTCCAAACCCTGAGAGAAAAATCAGCAGGAAATGTGATATGAGACACAAGGGACAAATATGACATTTCTCTAAAGAAAAGAGTAGATGATAGATTCAGAGATGACTACAACATCCTCACGATCACCTCACCTCTGAGGTCTGTTTCTGCCACTCCAACCTCCTGATGGGAGCAGAGTCCAGGGCGGACAGTATTGCCAGATAGGAGTTGAAATTATTCAGCTTTCTTAAGTGCTGTAATAAGAAATTTGTATAATTGTTTTGGTGTTAAATAACAAGGAAATGACTTGACAGTTAGGATATGTAAGGTTCTGACTAACCTTCATTATCTTGATGAACTTGAGAagcagcttctctctgtcttggGCTTTCTCCTGCTGGATTATCAGAGAGCGGACCCTGTGGGATAAGCAGAGATAAACAGTGTGGTGTCAACATTTACGAGGGCACGTTGGTGTACAGGGGCAAACCAGGGTCGCTTTTTGCTCGTACCAATAGCTCATGTTGTTAAAGTGCTCTGTGAACTGAGTTAGGTTTGGACTCTTCTCCTCATTCTGCTCCTTGGCCCAAAGCAGCACCTCAGGAAtctgaaaggaaaacaggaaaaggaaatgttGGGATTGACTGAATGCTGGAGTTCAGTGGCAAAACGTCATGTCAACAAATACCAGGAGGATTAACCCAAAGAACGCGCTGTACCTCTATTTTATAGAAGAGCTCAGCATCGAGAAGAGTGAGCTGATCGGCGATCTCATGACTGCGGAAGTCATGGAGAGTTCCAGGCCTGTTAAGAGACAAAACTTTTAGATAATGTCTTTGAGGTAACTAAAGGTTAGGATGaaagaatattttgaaaaactggctgtatttattgtcatttatgtttttctctgtaaGCACTAGGAGTAAATCCTTCATTTtgtaaaaagtattttaaatatgGATGGTTCTTTGAAGGCACATGACAGGTCCAGGGTACATAAAGAAACTGGAAAGGACCTCAGACACCAACCCGATGAGGGCTGATAGCCGAGCACGTGGAGAAGacttgtgcttgtgtttctttcaaCCTTATCAAACAAAACGCTGTCTGTTATACTCAGAGCTACTGACCAGTGGAGTGTCTCAAGAGTAGTTGTACGGCACACAGCCTATCAACACCTGACCCCCGACCTCCACAGTACCTTGCAGAGACCCCTCGGGCGGCGAGCGGCTTGAGGGAGTTAGTGTAACGCAGCAGCTTCTTCTGCTCCACCTTGTCCAGGATGTTCTTGCGGAGCACACGAGCGAGGCTGAGCTCGCCGTTGCACACCAGCGTGAACACCAGGTCCATCAGCTGTTTCAAGATGTCCTCCGTCAGCTCCACCAagctggaggacagaggaagagagaagaaggaagtgGGGTCAAAAGAGGGAAGAAAGTAATTCTCTGCATGCTCTTGAGGAAACAGGGACATGTTTTCTGGTTACAGCTGTCACAGGGATAATTAAATAAAGCTCTCAGGATGATTGagatcaaataaacaaatacacaagtcTGCAATTCATTGTCAGTGAGGTAAA includes:
- the uck1 gene encoding uridine-cytidine kinase 1, producing MAALGALDEAERPRHRPFLIGVSGGTASGKSTVCAKIMELLGQNKVDHRQRKVAIISQDSFYKVLTPEQKAKALKGQYNFDHPEAFDNELMYQTLKDIVEGRVVEVPTYDFVTHSRLEDRITVYPADVVLFEGILVFYPQKVRDMFHMKLFVDTDSDVRLSRRVLRDMSRGRDLEQILTQYTTFVKPAFEEFCLPTKKYVDVIIPRGVDNMVAINLIVQHIQDILNGDICKWQRSPINGRTLKRAISEQNDLQNGVANPSGKRVLLEPSCRPH